The following is a genomic window from Micromonospora cathayae.
ATCGGGGTGCTGGGCCGGTGATCAGATCCCACGAGTGGGACTACTGGTGAACATAGACACTGGTGGGACCGGTGGGAAGACGCTGACATGGATTTGTTGCACAAACTAGTTGCGAACGCTTTTCAGTGTCACAAGCATGATCCCCGCCCCCGCTGGACGATCTCGGCGCCCGCACCGCCGTGCGTACCGCCCGCACCGGCGGTCGCCCCCGCAGCAGCACGACGGGGCCCGCCCGGAGCGGTCAGCTCCGGACGGGCCCCGCCCGGTACCGCCCGTCGCCGGGACGGCACGGCACCGGTTCAGGTCACGGAGTGGCCGGGGTGACCTGGATCCAGGCGTGCTGGTTGTTCGGCGCGGCCCGCTTGATGGTGAGCTTCACGCCGTAGTTCACCCCCAGGTCACCGGGATTGCCGGTGCCCAGGATGGTGAAGCCGAGGTCGGTCCCGTACACCCCGGTCGCCGGGGTGCCGTCCGGGTTGACCGCCCGGGTGGTGTATGCCGCGTTGCCGCGCGACGGCAGCACCACCGAGGCGTCGCTGTCCCGGGCGAACAGCTGCGAACCGTTGCGCACCTCGATGCCCGGGACCCAGCCCCTGGCGTCGGTGAAGCCCTTCACCGCCGGCTGCGCCGGGAAGCTGGTGCAGTACTCGCTGAACGGCTCACCCGCCGCCTCCAGGCACTCGGTGAACGGGTACGTCGGGTGCAGCGAGAACGCCGCGTTCGACGACTGCGGCCGGCTGGGCAGGTTGTCCAGCGTCGACGGGTCCTTCACGGCCGCCTCGCCGGTACGGCGCAGCGGGTCGAAGTTGGCGTCCACGATCAGCAGGCCGCCCTTGGCCCCGTAGCTGGGCAGCGAGGTGAGCTGCGCGGTGGTGTGGTTGACGTCGCCGAGAGTGGTGTCCCGGTACCAGACCAGCATGCCCGGCGCGTTGTACGCGACCCGGTCGACCTTCCAGGCGTCGTTCGAGTACACCGTGTCGTAGGTGTACTTCAGGCCCTTGTCGAAGCCGTCGAAGTTGCGCCACTCGGCCAGGTAGTAGTGCGCCTGGACCTTGGTGCCCGAGTCGGTGTGCCAGCCGCCGCCGGTGGTGTCGGTGAAGGTGCCGCCGGTCTTCGTCCAGCCGGCCTCGCCGCCCTCGACGTCGTCGCTCCAGGTGGTGGCCCCGCCGCCGGTGACCGAGAAGTCGTCGGCGAACCAGCCCCGCTCGGCGAACGCCGCGTCGGTGGCGTACCGCAGCCGCACCTGGACCGTGGTGCCCGCGTACGCCGACAGGTCGACGTAGTCGTGCCGCCAGCCGTGCGAGTCACCGGTCAGGCCGTACTTCTTGTTGCCGAAGTCGACCATCCGGCCGTTCGGGTCGGCGTACCCGTCGTTGGTGCTGACCAGGTTGCCGGCCTCGTCGTACACCTTCAGCTCGGTCCAGGACGTACCGCCGTTGGTCGAGACCTCGACGAAGCCGTAGTCCCAGTCCTCCTCGATGACGTAGTTGTTCCACATCCAGAACTTCGCGTCGGCGGCGGCCGGGACGGCCACCTCGCGGCTCAGCTTGACGTCCGCCCAGTCCTGGTCGGCGCCGCTGTACCACATGTTCTCGCCGCTGTGCGGATCGGCAAGGTTGATCACCTTGTCCGGCAGGTTCACCTTGATGCCGTCCTGGGTGCCGCGCGGGGTCCGCGAGGTCTGCCCGAGCAGGACGGTGCGCGGACTCGCGCCGACCGGGATCTCCAGCGGGTCGGCCCAGCCGAGCACCCACTTGTCCCACAGGCCCATGTGCGTGGGCAGCGCCTGGAACACCTCGCCGGAGTGCGAGCCGGACGCCATCAGGTCCCAGAAGTCCACGTCCGAGTCGGCGTTGCCGGAGGTGTCGTAGAGGTCCGGCAGGCCCAGGTCGTGGCCGTACTCGTGGGCGAAGACGCCGACCCCGGCGTCCTCCGGCTGCACGATGTAGTTCGAGATCCGCTTGTCGGTGCCGGGGATGGTGTAGCCGCCGGCCACCGCCGAGGAGTGCGCCCAGATGGCGTACGTGCCCTCCGCGCCGCCGCCGCGCGACTTGCCCTGGCCGGCGTGCACCAGCACCAGGTGGTCGATCACGCCGTCCGGCTCGTGGAAGTTGCCGTCGCCGTCCCGGTCGCCCTGGTCCTCGATGTCGTAGTCGGCCCAGGGGAAGCTCGGGTCCATCGCGGCCAGCGCGTTCACCGCGTCGGTGGCGAGCCGGCCCGCGCCCTGCGGGTTGTCCGGGTGCCCGTTCATCGACTGCTGCCGGCCGGCCACCCACGCGCCGGTCTCGTCCTGGAAGCAGCGCGACGCCGCGTACCAGCCCTCCGAGTGCGGCAGCTTGATCCACGGGCTGGCCTGCCCGTCGACCGTGTACGCGCCCTTGGACATCTCCAGGTACATGTTGCGCATGGTGCGGCCGGAGATGTCGATGCCCGGCCGGCCGTCCGGCCCGGTCAGGTCGGTACGGACCCGCTGGGTGATGCCCTGGGTGGAGTAGAGCATCTTGTTGAAGTGCGCGGGCGAGAAGTCCGGCACCCAGAACGAGTTGTTGTCCTCGTTGGCGTACGAGGCCGGGTTCGGGATGTTGTTGTGCAACGGTCCGTTCTGGACGGTGCCGGGGACGCAGGTCCGGTCCCCGAAGACCGTCTTCGGCACCATCGTCCCGGTGAAGTCGTCGTTCGCCTGGTCGTTGAACTCGACCAGCAGGGTGAGCAGCTTCGCCGTCTGGGTGCTCGGGGCCTTCTTGAACCGCCGCGGGTTCTCCCCGGTCCGGATCGCCTTCGCCTCGGCCTTCGCCAGTTCCCGGGCGGTCACCGGGTTGCCCCGGGCGTACTTTCGGTCGTACGCGCGGGCCGCGTCGACGGCCGGCGCGTGGATGCCACCCTTGCCCTTGACCTCGCGACCCTCGGTGTCGGGTTGCACCGCCGGCTCGGCGTAGTTGATGTAGTACTCGTCCGCGCCGATCACGGCGGGGGCGGGTCCGGTCGGTTCGGCCGCGGCGTTGCCGGGCACGATCAGTGCCGAGGCGGCCAGCGCGACGGCCGGGAGTGCGACGATCAGGCGTCGACGCGACCCGCGTAGCGGGACAATGTGTTTCATGCCGCTCCATCTCTCGGGCATGGAAGGAAAGCCGGAATCACGACCGGGCGGTAAAGCGACGGTCGTCAACGGATCCGACGGCGTGAAAGTAGTTCAGAAATCGACCGGGGTACAGATCTCCGGACGCTCTCCAGCCGATCAGCCTTCTCCGGTTCCCCCGACCGTCCGAGAGTGGATCACGGCCGGGCCGAGGCGGATCCCGCCCCGGGGCCGCAGTGGAGCATGCCGGAAAAACAACGGTGGGTGACGGTCCGGTCGGACCGTCACCCACCGGGCGACACGTCGGTACGTCAGTCCTCGTCGGACTTTCCGCCACCCATACCGGACGAGATCAGCTCCATCACCGACGAGTCCTGGAGCGTGGTGACGTCACCCAGCGAACGGTTCTCCGCCACGTCCCGCAGCAACCGGCGCATGATCTTGCCGGACCGGGTCTTCGGCAGCTCCGGCACCAGCATGATCTGCCGGGGCTTGGCGATCGGGCCGAGCGTCCGCGCCACGTGGTTGCGCAGGTCGGCGATGAGCTGCTCGCCCGCCTCCCCGGCGGTGTCCACGGTGCCGCGCGGGATGGCGAACGCGACGATCGCCTGCCCGGTGGTCGGGTCGGTCGCGCCGACCACCGCCGCCTCCGCCACCGACGGGTGCGACACCAGCGCCGACTCGACCTCGGTGGTGGAGATGTTGTGCCCGGACACCAGCATCACGTCGTCCACCCGGCCGAGCAGCCAGATGTGCCCGTCGTCGTCGCGCTTCGCGCCGTCCCCGGCGAAGTACATGCCCTCGAACCGCGACCAGTACGTCTCGATGAACCGGTCGTCGTCACCCCAGATGGTGCGCAGCATCGACGGCCACGGCTCGCGCAGCACCAGGTAGCCACCGCCGCCGTTGGGCACCGACTGGCCCTGGTCGTCCACCACGTCCGCGCTGATCCCGGGCAGCGGGGCCATCGCGCTGCCCGGCTTCGTCTCGGTGACCCCCGGCAGCGGCGAGATCATCATCGCCCCGGTCTCGGTCTGCCACCAGGTGTCGACGATCGGCAGCTCACCCCGGCCGACGTGCTGCCTGTACCACATCCACGCCTCGGGGTTGATCGGCTCGCCGACGCTGCCGAGCAGCCGCAGCGACGACAGGTCGTGCTGGGCCGGGATGTCCTCGCCCCACTTCATCATGGTGCGGATCAGGGTCGGCGCGGTGTAGAGGATGGTCACCCCGTACCGCTGCACGATCTCCCAGAACCGGCCCTTGTGCGGGGTGTCCGGGGTGCCCTCGTACATCACCTGGGTCGCTCCGTTGGCGAGCGGCCCGTACACGATGTAGGAGTGCCCGGTCACCCAGCCGATGTCGGCGGTGCACCAGTAGACGTCCGTCTCCGGCTTCAGGTCGAACACCGCCCACGCCGTGTACGCCGCCTGGGTGAGGTACCCGCCGGTGGTGTGCAGGATGCCCTTCGGCCGGGCGGTGGTGCCGGAGGTGTAGAGGATGAACAGCGGCTGCTCGGCGTCGAACGGCTGCGCGGCATGCTCGGTGGACGCGGTCTCCACCGTCTCGTGCCACCAGTGGTCCTTCGCCGACCAGGCGACCTCCTCGCCGGTGCGCCGGACCACCAGCACGTGCTCCACCGACGGGCAGTTCGCCACCGCCTCGTCCACGGTCGGCTTCAGCGCCGACGGCTTGCCCCGCCGGAACCCACCGTCGGCGGTGATCACCACCTTGGCGCTGGCGTCCTGGATCCGGTTGGTGAGCGAGTCGGCGGAGAAGCCACCGAAGACCACGCTGTGCACCGCCCCGATCCGGGCGCAGGCCAGCATCGCGACCGCCGCCTCCGGGACCATCGGCAGGTAGATCGCCACCCGGTCACCGGCCGCGACGCCCAGGTCGGTCAGCGCGTTCGCCGCCTGGCAGGTCAGCCGGTGCAACTCGGCGTAGGTGATGGTCCGGGTGTCGCCCGGCTCGCCCTCCCAGTGGATCGCCACCCGGTCGCCGAGCCCCGCCTCCACGTGCCGGTCCAGGCAGTTGTACGCCACGTTGAGCTGCCCGCCGACGAACCACTTCGCGAACGGCGGGTTCGACCAGTCGAGCACCTGGTCCCACTCCTTGGCCCAGGTCAGCCGGTGTGCCTGGGTCGCCCAGAAGCCGAGCCGGTCGGCTGCCGCCTCCTCGTACGCCCCGGCGGTGACGTTGGCGTTCGCGGCGAGCGCGGCCGGCGGCGGGAACTGCCGCGTCTCGTTCAGCAAGTTGGCCAAGGCCTCGCTCATGGGCGTGACTCCTCGTCGCTCGGATGACCTGCGTCTCGTTGCAGGAAGGTTAACTTCGCCGGCCTGCCCCCGCGACCGCCGTCACCTCCGGCGCGCCCAGCGGCCCACCCGGCGCGCCCACCGGCGGCCAGGACCGGCCGACGGCAGCCGCACCGGCCCGGGCCGGTGCGGCCGTCCCCACCAGCGGCCACCGGTCCCGGAACCGGCGGCGGCCACCGGTCCGGGACCGGCCGGCGGCGACCACCAGCGGCCAGGGTCGGCCGGCGGCGGCCACACCGGTCCTGGGCCGGGCCGACCCGTCCGGCCCCGGCGTCGGCCCCGGGTCCGGTTGCCCGTCGGTGGGTCCCGGGCGGTCGCTAGCGTGGGTGGGTGACCACCGATCCGCTCGCCCCACTGCTCACCCTCGCCGACGTCGCCCCGGCCGTCGAACGGGCCCGGGACCAGGTCGACCAGGCCCTGCGACACCGCGCGCTGCGGCGGCACGGCGGCCAGGTCGCCGCCGAGGTGAGCCTGCGGTCCGCGGTGGCGAGCGCCGCCCTCGAGGGGTACGCCCACGAGCGGGAGTCGGTCCGCGCCGGTACGGTCACCGATCCGGTGCTCCAGGGCGCGCTGCGGGTGGCCGGAGCGCTACCGGGACTCACCGAGCTCTGGCCGAAGGCCCCCCGGCAGGTGCTGGCGAAGCTGCACGTGCTCGCCGCCCGGGACGTCGTACCCGAGGCGGAACTGGGACGTCCGGTGGCCGACCCGGTGGTCGGGGCCCGGTTGGACGGGCTGGCCGGGCTGGTCGCCGGTGGCACCAGCGTCCCGCCGCCGCTGCTCGCCGCGGTGGTGCACGGGGAACTGCTGGCACTGCGGCCGTTCGCCGGGCCGTCCGGCGTGGTGGCCCGCGCCGCCGCCCGGCTGGTGCTGCTGTCGACCGGCTTCGACCCGCGGGGCCTGCTGGCGATGGACGTCGGGCACCGGGAGCGGGAACCCGAGTACGTCGGCGCGGCCGGCGCTTTCGCCACCGGAACCCCGGACGGGCTGCGTTCCTGGCTGCGCCACTGCATGACCGCCACCGAGGTGGCCGCCGCCCAGCTCACCGTCGTCGGCGACGACGTCCTCGCCGCCGCCTGACGGCCGCCGGTCACGGTACCGTCGGCGGCTCGCGGCCGGCCGGCACCGCTGCCGGGTCACGGTGCCGGCTCCCGGCCGGCGGGCACGGTACCGGCGGCGGCTCCCGGCCACCGCCACCGCTGGCCGGTCATGGCCGGCGGGTGGCCTTGGTGATCTTGCGCTGGAGGAGCTGCCGGGTGACCGGGCCGAGCTCGTCCACGATCTCGATGAGCACGCCGAGCTGGTCGAGCGCGGCCATCGCCCGCTCGGCGCCGGCGGCGTCCACCCCGTCGTAGAGTTCCAGCCCGACGAACGCCGCGGACACCGCCCGTGCCAGCCCCGGCACGTCGGCGACCTCGGCGAAGGGCGAGCCGGTCAGCAGCCGGCGCAGCACGGCCTCGATCTCGTCCACCCAGATCCGGAGCGCGTCGGCGGTCGGTGCGACGAGCCGCTCCTCGGTCTGCGCTCCGGCCAGCATCTGGGCCAGCACCGAGACGTTGCCCGAGGTCCGCTCCTCGGCGTGCAGCGCCCGCCCGACCTCCAGCAGCTCCCGCAGGCTGCGTACCCCGGCCAAACGGCCCGACCAGCTGGCGACCCGCTCGGCGGTACCGGCCCGGCAGGCCGCCGCGAGCAGGTCGTCCACGCTGCCGAAGTGGTAGAACACCAGCGCCTGGTTCACGCCGGCGGCGGCGGCGATGGTCCGCGCCGACACCCCGGCGATACCGTGCTGGCGGATGGCCGTCAACGCTC
Proteins encoded in this region:
- a CDS encoding immune inhibitor A domain-containing protein, which encodes MKHIVPLRGSRRRLIVALPAVALAASALIVPGNAAAEPTGPAPAVIGADEYYINYAEPAVQPDTEGREVKGKGGIHAPAVDAARAYDRKYARGNPVTARELAKAEAKAIRTGENPRRFKKAPSTQTAKLLTLLVEFNDQANDDFTGTMVPKTVFGDRTCVPGTVQNGPLHNNIPNPASYANEDNNSFWVPDFSPAHFNKMLYSTQGITQRVRTDLTGPDGRPGIDISGRTMRNMYLEMSKGAYTVDGQASPWIKLPHSEGWYAASRCFQDETGAWVAGRQQSMNGHPDNPQGAGRLATDAVNALAAMDPSFPWADYDIEDQGDRDGDGNFHEPDGVIDHLVLVHAGQGKSRGGGAEGTYAIWAHSSAVAGGYTIPGTDKRISNYIVQPEDAGVGVFAHEYGHDLGLPDLYDTSGNADSDVDFWDLMASGSHSGEVFQALPTHMGLWDKWVLGWADPLEIPVGASPRTVLLGQTSRTPRGTQDGIKVNLPDKVINLADPHSGENMWYSGADQDWADVKLSREVAVPAAADAKFWMWNNYVIEEDWDYGFVEVSTNGGTSWTELKVYDEAGNLVSTNDGYADPNGRMVDFGNKKYGLTGDSHGWRHDYVDLSAYAGTTVQVRLRYATDAAFAERGWFADDFSVTGGGATTWSDDVEGGEAGWTKTGGTFTDTTGGGWHTDSGTKVQAHYYLAEWRNFDGFDKGLKYTYDTVYSNDAWKVDRVAYNAPGMLVWYRDTTLGDVNHTTAQLTSLPSYGAKGGLLIVDANFDPLRRTGEAAVKDPSTLDNLPSRPQSSNAAFSLHPTYPFTECLEAAGEPFSEYCTSFPAQPAVKGFTDARGWVPGIEVRNGSQLFARDSDASVVLPSRGNAAYTTRAVNPDGTPATGVYGTDLGFTILGTGNPGDLGVNYGVKLTIKRAAPNNQHAWIQVTPATP
- the acs gene encoding acetate--CoA ligase; this translates as MSEALANLLNETRQFPPPAALAANANVTAGAYEEAAADRLGFWATQAHRLTWAKEWDQVLDWSNPPFAKWFVGGQLNVAYNCLDRHVEAGLGDRVAIHWEGEPGDTRTITYAELHRLTCQAANALTDLGVAAGDRVAIYLPMVPEAAVAMLACARIGAVHSVVFGGFSADSLTNRIQDASAKVVITADGGFRRGKPSALKPTVDEAVANCPSVEHVLVVRRTGEEVAWSAKDHWWHETVETASTEHAAQPFDAEQPLFILYTSGTTARPKGILHTTGGYLTQAAYTAWAVFDLKPETDVYWCTADIGWVTGHSYIVYGPLANGATQVMYEGTPDTPHKGRFWEIVQRYGVTILYTAPTLIRTMMKWGEDIPAQHDLSSLRLLGSVGEPINPEAWMWYRQHVGRGELPIVDTWWQTETGAMMISPLPGVTETKPGSAMAPLPGISADVVDDQGQSVPNGGGGYLVLREPWPSMLRTIWGDDDRFIETYWSRFEGMYFAGDGAKRDDDGHIWLLGRVDDVMLVSGHNISTTEVESALVSHPSVAEAAVVGATDPTTGQAIVAFAIPRGTVDTAGEAGEQLIADLRNHVARTLGPIAKPRQIMLVPELPKTRSGKIMRRLLRDVAENRSLGDVTTLQDSSVMELISSGMGGGKSDED
- a CDS encoding oxidoreductase translates to MTTDPLAPLLTLADVAPAVERARDQVDQALRHRALRRHGGQVAAEVSLRSAVASAALEGYAHERESVRAGTVTDPVLQGALRVAGALPGLTELWPKAPRQVLAKLHVLAARDVVPEAELGRPVADPVVGARLDGLAGLVAGGTSVPPPLLAAVVHGELLALRPFAGPSGVVARAAARLVLLSTGFDPRGLLAMDVGHREREPEYVGAAGAFATGTPDGLRSWLRHCMTATEVAAAQLTVVGDDVLAAA
- a CDS encoding TetR/AcrR family transcriptional regulator, with the translated sequence MRQHGIAGVSARTIAAAAGVNQALVFYHFGSVDDLLAAACRAGTAERVASWSGRLAGVRSLRELLEVGRALHAEERTSGNVSVLAQMLAGAQTEERLVAPTADALRIWVDEIEAVLRRLLTGSPFAEVADVPGLARAVSAAFVGLELYDGVDAAGAERAMAALDQLGVLIEIVDELGPVTRQLLQRKITKATRRP